A single region of the Neisseria zoodegmatis genome encodes:
- the sstT gene encoding serine/threonine transporter SstT has protein sequence MASGNPVIDAVNRVSLVQQIIIGLLLGAALAALSPSAGLAAGLLGTLFVGALKAVAPVLVFVLVMSAIASHQKGNEAYIKPIIVLYAIGTFTAALSAVIASFLFPTEIVLVSAGDVTTTPPSGIKEVMKTLLLNLVANPINALANANYIGILAWGLVLGFALRHASEQTRLMIADLADAVSTVVKWVIRFAPLGIFGLVSSTIAETGFGALAGYAKLLAVLVGCMLFIALVANPLIVWWKIRRNPYPLVLTCLRESGVTAFFTRSSAANIPVNMSLAKKLGLHEDTYSISIPLGATINMAGAAITITVLAMAAAHTQGIQVDFATALLLSLVATVSAAGASGVAGGSLLLIPLACSLFGIPNDIAMQVVAVGFIIGVVQDSAETALNSSTDVLFTAAADYGRQREEGKL, from the coding sequence GTGGCAAGTGGAAATCCGGTTATTGATGCCGTTAATCGCGTTAGTTTGGTGCAGCAGATTATTATCGGGCTGCTGTTAGGTGCAGCACTGGCGGCACTGTCGCCTTCTGCCGGTTTGGCGGCTGGGCTGTTGGGAACGCTTTTTGTGGGTGCATTGAAAGCAGTTGCACCCGTGCTGGTGTTTGTGTTGGTCATGAGTGCCATTGCCAGCCACCAAAAAGGCAATGAGGCTTACATCAAACCTATTATTGTGTTGTATGCCATTGGTACGTTTACTGCCGCGCTTTCTGCTGTGATTGCAAGTTTTCTGTTTCCAACCGAAATCGTATTGGTAAGTGCAGGTGACGTTACTACTACGCCTCCTTCAGGCATTAAAGAAGTCATGAAAACCTTGCTGCTGAATCTGGTAGCCAATCCGATTAATGCCCTTGCGAATGCAAACTACATCGGCATTTTGGCATGGGGCTTGGTGTTGGGATTTGCCTTGCGTCATGCGTCCGAGCAAACGAGACTCATGATTGCAGACTTGGCGGATGCCGTTTCAACCGTTGTCAAATGGGTTATCCGTTTCGCACCTTTAGGTATCTTCGGTTTAGTGTCTTCCACCATTGCCGAAACCGGTTTCGGTGCTTTGGCAGGCTACGCGAAATTACTGGCCGTATTGGTAGGCTGTATGCTGTTTATCGCTTTGGTGGCGAATCCGTTGATTGTGTGGTGGAAAATCCGGCGCAATCCCTATCCGCTTGTGCTGACTTGCTTGCGCGAAAGCGGAGTAACAGCTTTCTTCACCCGCTCTTCCGCAGCCAATATCCCGGTTAATATGTCGTTGGCCAAAAAACTCGGTTTGCACGAAGATACGTATTCGATTTCTATTCCTTTGGGTGCGACCATCAACATGGCGGGCGCCGCCATCACCATCACCGTGTTAGCAATGGCAGCCGCACACACTCAAGGCATTCAAGTGGATTTTGCGACAGCTTTATTGTTGAGTTTGGTTGCTACCGTTAGTGCGGCGGGTGCTTCAGGCGTAGCCGGCGGTTCATTGCTGTTAATTCCTTTAGCGTGCAGTTTGTTCGGCATTCCAAATGATATTGCCATGCAAGTTGTAGCAGTAGGATTTATTATCGGCGTAGTACAAGATTCAGCCGAAACCGCGTTGAACTCATCTACTGATGTACTCTTTACTGCGGCCGCAGATTATGGAAGACAACGTGAAGAAGGCAAACTTTAA
- a CDS encoding autotransporter assembly complex protein TamA — translation MKKHTVKLLLPALSLACTQAFAYTPSPEDYVPIKKEKKEPQQAESNGKKLPVKYPIHINVNDKEVKEMLEEHLPLISQQEEEELDKEQLGFLAEETPDNVITMLKTKGYFNGKVTVEPLGEGYQVNVTTGPRTKVDNVGVAIVGDVLQDGDLAQYYKSALENWALPVENPFDQSGWSSSKTSVLSAVTRKKYPLARLSHSQATINPYNNTADLNVVVESNRPIYFGDIQISGTKRYPESVVRGMAKFQPGSPYDLDQLLDYQQALEQDGHYSGASVQADFDNLQDDRVPVKVAVSEVKRHKLEAGVRYDSEYGLGGRIGYDYYNLFNRGYIGSFVVDTDKYETTVAAGVSQPRKSNGHYLTSNVSYTRSTTQNLEKHALRSGIWRVRERNNIESRIGVEYLTESSRVPDTNYDLGRSHATMVTASWKRQEMSTLLRPENGYYLDGKIGSTLGSLLSSTSIARARASAGYYFTPENKKIGTFIARGQVGYVYAREDQEVPSSLRFRTGGATSIRGYELDSIGLAGPNNSVLPERALAVASLEYQYPINKSFSAAVFHDMGDAALNFKKMSLKHGTGLGVRWFSPVAPFSFDIAYGHHDKKVRWHISLGTRF, via the coding sequence ATGAAAAAACACACCGTTAAGCTTTTACTGCCCGCGCTTTCGCTTGCCTGCACACAGGCTTTCGCCTATACGCCTTCGCCTGAAGACTATGTGCCTATTAAAAAAGAAAAAAAAGAACCGCAACAAGCTGAAAGCAATGGTAAAAAGCTGCCGGTAAAGTATCCGATCCATATCAATGTGAACGATAAAGAAGTCAAAGAGATGCTGGAAGAGCATTTGCCTTTGATTTCCCAGCAAGAAGAAGAGGAATTGGATAAAGAACAGCTGGGCTTTTTAGCTGAAGAAACGCCTGACAACGTTATCACGATGTTGAAAACCAAAGGGTATTTCAACGGCAAAGTTACGGTAGAACCTTTGGGCGAAGGCTATCAAGTTAATGTTACCACCGGCCCGCGCACGAAAGTGGATAATGTCGGCGTGGCGATTGTGGGCGATGTGCTGCAAGACGGCGATTTGGCGCAATACTATAAAAGTGCTTTGGAAAACTGGGCCTTGCCGGTAGAAAATCCTTTCGACCAAAGCGGATGGAGCAGCAGTAAAACATCCGTGCTTTCAGCGGTAACACGCAAAAAATATCCTTTGGCCCGACTATCCCATTCTCAGGCCACCATCAATCCCTACAACAATACCGCCGATTTGAATGTGGTCGTAGAGAGTAACCGGCCGATTTATTTCGGCGACATCCAAATCAGCGGCACCAAGCGCTATCCTGAAAGCGTGGTGCGTGGGATGGCCAAGTTCCAACCCGGTTCGCCTTATGATTTAGACCAGCTTCTCGATTATCAGCAGGCGCTGGAGCAAGACGGCCATTATTCCGGCGCGTCGGTACAAGCCGATTTTGACAATTTGCAGGACGACAGAGTGCCGGTCAAAGTGGCGGTATCGGAAGTCAAACGGCACAAACTCGAAGCCGGTGTACGCTATGATTCCGAATACGGCTTGGGCGGGCGCATCGGTTATGACTACTACAACCTGTTTAACCGCGGCTACATCGGTTCATTCGTTGTGGACACGGATAAATACGAAACTACCGTGGCAGCCGGTGTGAGCCAACCGCGCAAAAGCAACGGCCATTATCTGACTTCCAACGTTTCCTACACCCGCTCCACCACTCAAAACCTTGAGAAACACGCTTTACGCAGCGGCATTTGGCGCGTGCGCGAGCGTAACAACATCGAATCGCGTATCGGCGTCGAATACCTGACCGAAAGCAGCCGCGTGCCGGACACCAATTACGATTTAGGCCGCAGCCACGCCACGATGGTAACGGCTTCGTGGAAACGGCAGGAAATGTCTACGCTGCTGCGTCCCGAAAACGGCTATTACCTCGACGGCAAAATCGGCTCTACACTCGGCTCGCTGCTGTCGTCCACCAGCATCGCACGGGCGCGGGCAAGCGCGGGTTATTACTTCACGCCGGAAAACAAAAAAATCGGCACCTTTATCGCGCGCGGACAAGTGGGCTATGTGTATGCGCGCGAAGATCAGGAAGTACCCTCTTCTTTAAGGTTCCGCACTGGTGGTGCAACCTCCATCCGCGGTTATGAATTGGACAGCATCGGCTTGGCCGGCCCCAACAATTCCGTGCTGCCCGAACGCGCTTTGGCTGTGGCCAGCTTGGAATACCAATATCCGATCAACAAGAGCTTTTCGGCAGCGGTATTCCACGACATGGGTGACGCAGCTTTGAACTTTAAGAAAATGTCGTTGAAGCACGGCACGGGCCTCGGCGTGCGCTGGTTCAGCCCGGTAGCGCCTTTCTCGTTTGACATTGCCTACGGCCACCACGACAAAAAAGTACGCTGGCACATCAGCTTGGGCACACGTTTTTAA